GTTACAAACggtaaacaaacatttaatgcatcagcaaatgtttttgattGCAACACAAGAGCAGAATTAGTATAATGATAATCTGGAATAGAGGGACAGGATTTTCTGGTCCCTCCGAGTTTCCTTCCAGGAGGACCACTGATCGGAAGTGATCGgtgtgggtgagtgtgagtgtgtgtcagtgtccaCATCCTGTCCAGCTGAGCAAGCCAAGGCCCTAATGTGGCTGCCCTTCCTGCtcttactatactatactagaCAAATAAGGgaattatcttatcttatgaaCATGTGTTCTGTgaattaaaagtgttttttttttttttaaatgactctaaaattcttccacacatcaaatgtttcagtattttctggcattttacaAACTATGCAATTAATCACTGGAGAAAATAATCGTCTGATTGAATGTTGATGAAactaatcattagttgcagccctaaaatAATGCCACTGGCAGTCCCATTGTCATTAAGAGCAATAACTGAGGGTATAGATGCGTgtaagaaaaagagaaaccacAATGAAGGTTTAGAACCAATGAGAAACTGGAGATGGGCTGCGAATTACTTTTAATGATCTGAACAGCTGGCTCGGTACCTCAGACTTTCACACAGTCATCAATATCACAAGGAATGTTTActtttatgtatatattgtcAAATTGCATTAAATACTAGAGGAAACAGAGCTGCAATAATGACAGAACAGGCAGCACGATGACACCATCTGTTTCAGGTCTTTGTGAAATAGTGAGTTAAGAAGCAGGGAACGGTCAATCCAGCCAGTAAAGGGTGAAAAAAAGTCAATATATGTGAAAGCTTGAGCTGTTCATGGCATGTGGTAGCAGCCATGAAGCAGACTGATGGTCGGTCTGTGACGCCAGAATTTGAGACTTAAATCAAAgtcaggaaagaagaaaaaaaaaaaatgcaaagctgAGGAACGTTCCTTTTCTGTTAGTTCCTCACAAAGGATCACATGACCTGGAAGTAATACCTTGCCTTTCCACGAGGCTCAGAGCGCCCCTGTTCACTCCTCCTCAGGGGTGTGGACAAAGACTTTTTCCCAGGACAAACCCGTGaacactgcagcacatttaTGGTTGACATTAAGTGTTGTAACAATGACGGGTACACTGGTATTGTCAGTGTGCATGCGTATGAGTGTTTGCGAGCCTGGCTGTCACTCTGCTtcagtgtcactgtgtgtaAAGAGGGGGTCTACACGTCCACAGCACACTGGGCCAGTGTCCCTGCTGTCCCGCTGCCCCGAGTCAAAGAGGCAAGCTGGGACAGAAGGTCTGAGTCACATCACATAGCCCTTCATGTGATCGCTCAGGGCCAGGAGGCAGCAGATTCACACATCTGAGGCAAAAAACCTCAACCAGAACACAAGATCCCTAAtgcccatacacacacacacaacagggtTTCTACTTTTGTTGGCAGTGTCTGATCAAGTAATGACTGAGAGCTGTTGCTGCAAAATGCAACCATGTGGTTGCTACTTGTTCCACAAAATAAACTTTGTCTACTAAGTCAAAGCCACTTTACTAGTCATGATAAGCAcaactcagcctgtgaaaatgGTTGAATAATGGCCTCTGTAGCTCTGGAGGAGATTTCTAAAGTCTGAAAAAAGAATTACCTATAATTATACAAAcgacatacagtggggcaaaaaagtatttagtcagccaccaattgtgcaagttctcccacttaaaaagatgagagaggcctgtaattttcatcataggtacacttcaactatgagagacagaatggggggacagaatccaggaaatcacattgtaggatttttaatgaatttattggtaaattcctcagtaaaataagtatttggtcacctacagacaagcaagatttctggctctcacagacctgtaacttcttctttaagaggctcctctgtcctccactcgttacctgtattaatggcacctgtttgaacttgttatcagtataaaagacacctgtccacaacctcaaacagtcacactccaaactccactatggccaagaccaaagagctgtcaaaggacaccagaaacaaaagtgtagacctgcaccaggctgggaagactgaatctgcaataggtaagcagcttggtgtgaagaaatcaactgtgggagcaattattagaaaatggaagacatacaagaccactgataatctccctcgatctggggctccacgcaagatctcaccccgtggggccaaaatgatcacaagaacggtgagcaaaaatcccagaaccacacggggggacctagtgaatgacctgcagagagctgggatcaaagtaacaaaggctaccatcagtaacacactacgccaccagggactcaaatcctgcagtgccagacgtgtccccctgcttaagccagtacatgtccaggcccgtctgaagtttgctagagagcatttggatgatccagaagcggattgggagaatgtcatatggtcagatgaaaccaaaatagaactttttggtaaaaactcaacttgtcgtgtttggaggagaaagaatgctgagttgcatccaaagaacaccatacctactgtgaagcatgggggtggaaacatcatgctttggggctgtatttctgcaaagggaccaggacgactgatccgtgtaaaggaaagaatgaatggggccatgtatcgtgagattttgagtgaaaacctccttccatcagcaagggcattgaagatgaaacgtggctgggtctttcagcatgacaatgatcccaaacacaccgcccgggcaatgaaggagtggcttcgtaagaagcatttcaaggtcctggagtggcctagccagtctccagatctcaaccccatagaaaatctttggtgggagttgaaagtccgtgttgcccagcggcagccccaaaacatcactgctctagaggagatctgcatggaggaatggtccaaaataccagcaacagtgtgtgaaaaccttgtgaagacttacagaaaacgtttgacctctgtcattgccaacaaagggtatataacaaagtattgagatgaacttttgttattgaccaaatacttattttccaccataatttgcaaataaattcattaaaaatcctacaatgtgatttcctggattctttccccccattctgtctctcatagttgaagtgtacctgtgatgaaaattacaggcctctctcatctttttaagtgggagaacttgcataattggtggctgactaaatacttttttgccccactgtatgtataACAGAAAGACTGTAAGTGAAAGATGTGGGTGTTCAGCAGGCATGGAGGGTTTCATGAGAAATGCTACCAGGAAATATCGGGGCTAATGTTTTTGAAGCCTGAACCGTAAGCACGAAggatatctatttttttttttatctctctcatAAGacccccaactttatggaaatACACTATTCAATCAGTGGAGTGCCACTTTAATTGAGAGGTACTGACTTAAAACCACAGTTTGTGGCCACTGGATAaacctcctctctgcttctggGGGCCAGGGGCAATCCAAGGCCCTCAATGCACAGTGACTGTTTTAAATACTAGGACACTGTGGGGTGTTTTTTGCCCAACATATCTGCTTGGGTGAGTAACTGACATGGATAAAGTGATTTGCACGGGAGTGAATGGTGGCGATGAAGATCTGCTGGCAGTGCAGGCTGTTGGCAGCAGTTGTGGATCCAAATAATATGATCAGCTTAGAGTACAGTTTAGGTGAAGCTGCAGCTTTGTGACATTTATTACTTTCTATGCTTACGTCTCCCTATTTTACGCAAATGTGTCGCCCTTCTGACTGCTTGTCTGTctccttcagtgttttttttttttaacttatgtTACAGTGATGCCCCAAACTGCTGAGTCACTTCACCTGCCTTTCCTCCAGTCAAGGTCTCACTGGGCTCAGACGTGACTTCACTATCTGATGCAATAGGCGAGCTGGTAGATTATAGGAGTGTTTGGTAGAGAGCTGGTTATGTTTGGCCTGTTAGAAAGATGCCTTTGTCGGGGCAGTGAGTGAGTGCTGCCATGCTGGGATTAGAGATCCAGTGTTGTGTTATGTCACTGGCCGTCCCGCTACAGCACGCGCACACCGCTCATACAAAGAGAGGGCCATTTCAGCCATGACACTGCCTTGTTTACATCCCCAATGAGCGCCGTGGCAGGCGGGTGGGATGCTGCCCGGCCACGTGTGTTGGTTGGGTCACCACACAgggctgctgggggggggggggggacaaaacACCTGAGGCAGCCTCCTCTGAAGGACCCTGGCGACCATCCCAGTGCCGCTCACCTCCTCTGCGTGTTTCCTCAGCGCTTTCTCCCGCTCGTACTGGGTGATGAGCTGCTCGTTGtcctccttcagcagctccagctccacttCGTGCTCCTGGTTCTCCGCGAACACCGAGTCCAGGTTCTCCAGCACGGCCACGACCAGCGGCATCAGCTCCTTCACCACGTCCTCGTCGTATTTACCGATGAGCCTCTCGAACTCGCGGTAGATGGAGTTGGCCAGGCCCGATACCCGCTCAGACATCATCGCTGATGTGCCCGGGTCGTCCTGGTACACAACTCCGTCTTCCAGCTCCATTTTAGTCCCTCTCCCTTTCAGCAGACAGCACCAGTGTGGCTTCTTCCGCGTCACCCCGCCACTATGAATACCGGCTAATAGAAAGCAGCGTTTCTTCAAATAAACGTACACATTGAGGACATTTCACGGCTGGACTATTACGATGCAAGACAGGCTACGTGGATGGatgtcttcctctttttccctcaCTTGTTcaatgctgccttcaggtgcccTTCCAAAGCTTCTAATTCCCAGATTCATTGGGCTAAATCGACCGCGTAGTCCCGGCGGATATGTTTTATCGTATGGCAGTAAGATATACAAGCTATGTTCCCATAACTGAAAACATAATAATCTATTCATAAAGATTGgtcactttgattttttttccgcACCCGCTTGGCACCGTAATCCCGTCATACCCGACGGTACCTGAAGGCACCATCACAACAGCTGAGTTGTTGACCAGATCACGTGATGACGTCACATCGTGCCAATAACGTAAGTCACCGACACGCTGACGGCATGTACATAGTCTTATACTAAATTATTTTCCAGctcaaaaggagagaaaaggaactatagcaacaaacaaaaacaagaaataaattCCTTACGTTTCTCACAGCATTTTATTGCAGTACCAATCTAtgacaaaacactgcatttgtTAAAAACTGTTTGACAAATAAAGCAACGTACAGGAGGAGGTTAATATATCATGGCTTAATATTGTGTATTAATTCCCATGCTTATGCATTAAGCTCACATGCTTACACACTTTGGTTTTCCATACAAGTAAGCATTTTTTTAGCACATCCAGGTTTATAGTTGATAGTACATGAATCACGCAATAATGAAACCCCCCAAACTGCACCATGCAGATCACAGttcaaagttgttttttcatGCCCTGTTCCTTCAGTATTTGTTTCAGCAGTATGTGGGTCTACAGGTTGCTCAGGTAGTCTTCTCCAAAGGTGATCATGTGTCTCAGTGCAGCCAGTATCTGAGTATCCATGTCTTCGCTCATGCTGGTTGATGAATCATAGTTCTTCACAAGAAAGATGCAGTTCAGTGGGATTCCCAGCCACACGTGCACTTCGTCAACCTAAGTTTTAAAGTAGCAGCATTTCAATTGGTCAGTAATTACAAAGTGGTGATCAAAGGAGAGTTTTGCACTTAAATTACAGTCCAAaagaacaaatgtaaaaatgcctTAAAGAAACTTACCAGTTCCTTCAGGTACTTGCTCCAATAGGCATTCTTTATGTCTCCTTGTGTACAAGAACAAGCTTCATCAATTCTGGTGAGAATCACCATTTGGGGAATTCCTGCAAATACAAGAACTAAATCAGTATTTTAAAGAGACAGTTCACCCCAAAGTCAAAAATACTTTTCCTCTTACCTATAGTGCTATTTATCCATCtggatcattttgttttttttgtatctacTCATGGACGAGAGTCTAGTTCCTGTGACAGCGTCGGATGTAAAGTGTGATGGTGTCCTCCTCGGCTGAGCTGTAATGTTAACCAGCTCAGAGGTTCTAGGTGAGTTAGCAGCCACAACGACTACCTTCTCGTTCATGAGTAGATGCGCGATGAGACAGTTGGTAGGTGCAGTTCAGGAGAAAATAGTTCCTACATGAAACTGCTCACAGCAACGTGTAGGGATTATTTTGAGGAACAGGGTCATGATTTCTGGAAAGAGACATTGCAGTTGAATTttgcaaattgtttttttttcgttttatggAGCTTTGAGCATAACAAGTTGTCTGCCATCCCAGCTACATTGTATTTGAGAGAAGGCAGACATCTCTACTGTTGATATCCCCAAAACCCCAGCAGCTCACAACAAAACGATCTAGTCAGATAAATAGGAATACAggtaaaatatgtatttttgattTGGGAATGAGCTGTCCCTTTAAGTAAacagtaaatggtctgtacttgtactCGACCACTTAAAgtgcttttacactacatttacattcatccattcacacatcattcatacaggaggaatctaagctctattctctcacacactgaagctacgCCTCAAGaccaagttggggttcagtgtcttgcccaaagacactttgacatgcagacaTGAAGGAGCAGATGTTCAGATTGATAGACGACCTGCTCTACAGCCACcctgtttgctttttatttcatcagtgtgGCACCATTACTCCACAAAGAGTAATAAACATTGTGATGTCAGCTCTTACCGATTTCCGAGGCTGCCAGTCTGACgtctctcatcttcctcttaaCATCGTCACTCATTATAGATACTGAGTCGGCAGCGATGACACTGACCAGAACATGAACTCTGTCATTCAGATTGGGAGATGAGTTGTAACCTTGATCCTTCTCTGTCAGTGGATGTCCAGGTTTGAactagaaaaaaataaaatacggTGAAAAAAATTAATGTGACAATTAATGGGGGTTTGTTTTTGAACATGCAATGCATTGCAAGATGTGGAGATGTGCTTAATGGTATGCTGTGGAGTTTCTGAAAAGTGGGTCCCCATTTTGTTGGTTTGCTTTTTGCAGTTGTAAAAATGGTCGTAAACAATGCAGGATCCAAACTTTCATGAAAAAGTTTGTAATTGTTGAATGGAAAAGGAAATGCACTGATTGTTTTAGTAAAACCCCAAGAATACACACATTGTGTTTGTTCACAGGAACTTTCCACAGGACACCTCTGAATAATGACAAGGCTCAAAAGATTGTACCTGGTAACCTTCTGTGACGTGTCCCCTCAGGACCGATTTGACGTCTTCCACATGAATTCCTCTGTTGATTTTCATCTCATAGCCCATGACGTAATTGAAAGTGAA
This genomic window from Pempheris klunzingeri isolate RE-2024b chromosome 17, fPemKlu1.hap1, whole genome shotgun sequence contains:
- the LOC139216939 gene encoding interferon-induced protein 44-like, producing MEAFAQSKSSFINSVDSVLQQQITGRASTDALGGDSFTLKYTTYKFHKDPESFYSFTFNYVMGYEMKINRGIHVEDVKSVLRGHVTEGYQFKPGHPLTEKDQGYNSSPNLNDRVHVLVSVIAADSVSIMSDDVKRKMRDVRLAASEIGIPQMVILTRIDEACSCTQGDIKNAYWSKYLKELVDEVHVWLGIPLNCIFLVKNYDSSTSMSEDMDTQILAALRHMITFGEDYLSNL